One genomic segment of Candidatus Babeliales bacterium includes these proteins:
- a CDS encoding MerR family transcriptional regulator, producing the protein MSETRIKRGKAFFSISAVSKMFSVHQQTVRLYEKEGLIQPKRSDGNTRMFSEEDIEKLEEIIHLTHQLGINLAGVEMILQLQKKMKKMQTDMNKMFATTQHELTAETNNRKILIKNYSQQLHAKKDVAPEFSQDLNKQKSAPKPGNPSFKDWDIDYEE; encoded by the coding sequence ATGTCAGAAACAAGAATAAAACGCGGAAAAGCATTTTTTTCAATATCAGCAGTTTCTAAAATGTTTTCAGTACATCAACAAACCGTCAGGCTCTATGAAAAAGAAGGTCTGATCCAACCAAAACGGTCTGATGGAAATACGAGAATGTTTTCAGAAGAAGATATTGAAAAATTAGAAGAAATTATTCATCTTACACATCAACTCGGCATCAATTTAGCCGGTGTCGAAATGATTCTACAGCTACAAAAAAAGATGAAAAAGATGCAAACCGATATGAATAAAATGTTTGCAACAACACAACATGAACTTACAGCTGAAACAAATAATCGTAAAATTTTAATTAAAAATTATTCTCAACAATTGCATGCTAAAAAAGATGTGGCTCCAGAATTTAGCCAAGATTTAAACAAACAAAAATCAGCACCAAAGCCTGGCAACCCTTCATTTAAAGATTGGGATATAGACTACGAAGAATAA
- a CDS encoding ankyrin repeat domain-containing protein — MKINYILITAFMFTTISASQSDILKEIHSAITSNEIKKAKNLLKTVDIDSSLTVDGDTALHEAANANKLDFAIWLLAQGANPNIQDNHGMTPLHSAVLKNYLPIVQRLIAMQANPNIPETFNGNTPFHMAIAWRHINIAKYLLEHNADPNKQNKKGESALYWSFLASEKCYNPEEARSFFDKKIQSIKILLENPNTDINLQDTNGDSILLMLPQGYQCFYEVNLFSEKQIIQLLTMLIEHKKINLEIRNKQNETIFDIVSCMQSKTSKRESFLHNLLEKTIVTISNPKKPKELREKLKTLKELEEDFTEIHSNLAKIETESFKFIQDEFNLKRNEFLQQHKTILAHDRKDFIEAEESQRQKFLTQHDEFISQLRSSRQQNESRLLSLLKQKADHLIEESKRLSAVELSERNNVKDTQRKEINFYFSMLKTAQLQSQEYVVRNTIVDKANKELEVAQSEFNNSIVSPTKNQRHQCSCGNKPLVCAFLCHHS, encoded by the coding sequence ATGAAAATCAACTACATACTCATCACAGCATTCATGTTTACAACTATTTCAGCTAGTCAAAGTGACATACTAAAAGAGATACATTCTGCTATAACATCAAACGAAATTAAAAAGGCTAAAAATCTTTTAAAAACTGTTGATATTGACAGTTCGTTAACTGTTGATGGAGATACAGCTCTTCATGAAGCTGCAAACGCAAATAAATTAGATTTTGCTATCTGGTTACTTGCCCAAGGAGCTAATCCAAACATACAAGATAATCATGGCATGACACCTCTTCATTCTGCTGTATTAAAAAACTATCTTCCGATAGTACAACGTTTAATTGCAATGCAGGCCAACCCCAACATTCCTGAAACGTTTAATGGAAATACGCCTTTTCATATGGCAATAGCATGGCGCCATATTAATATTGCAAAATATTTGCTAGAGCATAACGCAGATCCTAATAAACAAAACAAAAAAGGCGAAAGCGCTCTTTATTGGTCATTTTTAGCATCCGAAAAATGTTACAATCCTGAAGAAGCAAGAAGTTTTTTTGATAAAAAAATACAATCAATAAAGATTTTACTAGAAAATCCAAACACTGACATCAATTTACAAGATACGAATGGCGATTCTATTCTTTTAATGCTTCCTCAAGGCTATCAATGCTTCTATGAAGTAAATCTCTTTAGTGAAAAACAAATAATTCAGCTACTTACTATGTTAATTGAACATAAAAAAATAAATCTGGAAATTAGAAATAAACAAAATGAAACTATTTTTGATATTGTTTCATGTATGCAATCTAAAACTTCAAAACGAGAATCCTTTTTACATAATTTATTAGAAAAAACAATTGTTACCATATCAAATCCAAAAAAACCAAAAGAATTACGTGAAAAACTTAAGACGCTCAAAGAATTAGAAGAAGATTTTACAGAAATACACAGTAACTTAGCAAAAATAGAAACAGAAAGTTTTAAATTTATTCAAGATGAATTTAATTTAAAAAGAAATGAATTTTTACAACAGCACAAAACAATATTGGCTCATGATAGAAAAGATTTCATAGAAGCAGAAGAATCTCAACGCCAAAAATTCTTAACCCAACACGATGAGTTTATTTCGCAACTAAGATCATCACGGCAACAAAATGAAAGTCGCTTACTATCTTTGTTAAAACAAAAAGCAGATCATCTCATTGAAGAATCAAAAAGACTGTCAGCAGTAGAACTTTCTGAGCGCAACAACGTAAAGGATACTCAAAGAAAAGAGATTAATTTTTATTTTTCTATGTTAAAAACAGCTCAATTACAATCTCAAGAATATGTTGTACGAAATACAATTGTAGATAAAGCAAACAAAGAGCTTGAAGTTGCGCAGTCAGAATTTAATAATTCTATTGTTTCTCCGACAAAAAACCAAAGGCATCAATGTTCCTGCGGAAACAAACCCTTGGTCTGTGCTTTTTTATGCCATCATTCTTAA
- a CDS encoding Maf family protein has protein sequence MEYILYLASGSSSRRGMLMAAGIPFQVTEHTADELSCSLDQPLESLVTQITLLKMNHVSIPDGVEGQVAFTLTADTMTLDSYNRLHGKPVDRQDAKNMLVSCRNGALIGTAFCLQKKIFQNGTWHVQQQIIGYDQAWCVIDVPDVFIDFYLDRIPFTQVSGGITIEGFGEQFVKEVNGCYSAILGMPMYKLREALYELKFYAF, from the coding sequence ATGGAATATATTTTATATCTAGCTTCAGGGTCATCATCGCGCAGGGGCATGCTCATGGCTGCCGGAATACCTTTTCAAGTAACAGAGCACACAGCTGATGAATTATCATGTAGTTTAGATCAACCTCTAGAAAGTTTAGTTACGCAGATTACTCTTTTAAAAATGAACCATGTATCTATTCCTGATGGTGTTGAAGGACAAGTCGCATTTACTTTGACCGCAGATACTATGACGCTTGATTCTTACAATCGATTACATGGCAAGCCAGTTGACAGACAAGATGCAAAAAACATGTTGGTCTCGTGTCGTAATGGTGCGCTCATTGGAACAGCGTTTTGTTTGCAGAAAAAAATATTTCAAAATGGTACTTGGCATGTGCAACAACAAATAATTGGTTACGATCAAGCATGGTGCGTTATTGATGTGCCAGATGTTTTCATAGATTTTTACCTTGATAGAATTCCATTTACTCAAGTGAGCGGCGGAATTACCATTGAAGGGTTTGGCGAGCAATTTGTTAAAGAAGTAAACGGTTGTTATTCAGCCATTTTGGGTATGCCGATGTATAAGCTTCGTGAAGCATTGTACGAATTAAAATTTTACGCATTTTAA
- the spoVG gene encoding septation regulator SpoVG: MKITEVKVYPVVESGRLKAYATMVFDDCFIVRDLKVIEGDNGLFVSMPSRRRKDGFRDIVHPLNADTRKLVEDTIVEEFKKTVVEA; the protein is encoded by the coding sequence ATGAAAATTACAGAAGTAAAAGTCTATCCCGTAGTAGAAAGCGGTAGATTGAAAGCATATGCGACCATGGTATTTGATGACTGTTTCATCGTTAGAGATTTAAAAGTAATCGAAGGCGACAACGGTCTGTTTGTTTCAATGCCATCTCGTAGAAGAAAAGATGGGTTTCGTGATATAGTCCATCCTCTGAATGCGGACACTAGAAAATTGGTAGAAGATACAATCGTTGAAGAATTTAAAAAAACGGTTGTCGAAGCATAA
- the rsmH gene encoding 16S rRNA (cytosine(1402)-N(4))-methyltransferase RsmH, whose translation MDNPQDNMPDQKPEQVSGHIPVLMEEVLLYLDPKPGEVYVDATLGGGGHTRAILTKEPTCKVIGLDWDKTVIETTGQELAQEFPGRFFPVWGNFSKVHKLVASAGFSKVHGILADFGTSQIQIKTKPGFSIYNDTFLDMRFSSSLFKVTAYQVVNYTDEKALADIFFDFAQETNSRKIARYIVERRKQKHFKTTGELAQFIKDLTPGNYHKIHPATKVFQALRIFINKELESIQSFLQNSTLVLADGARLVCISFHSLEDRMVKQFFKDHGSKSAVTRYFDLATKGACMATEEEIARNRSSRSARLRAGILRI comes from the coding sequence ATGGATAATCCGCAAGATAATATGCCAGACCAAAAACCAGAACAGGTTTCAGGTCACATACCAGTTTTAATGGAAGAAGTTCTGTTGTATCTAGACCCTAAGCCAGGAGAAGTCTACGTTGACGCTACTCTTGGTGGAGGAGGACATACTCGAGCAATTTTAACCAAAGAGCCAACATGTAAAGTGATTGGACTTGATTGGGATAAGACGGTTATAGAAACAACCGGGCAGGAGCTTGCGCAAGAATTTCCAGGCCGATTCTTTCCAGTTTGGGGAAATTTTTCTAAGGTTCATAAGCTGGTTGCATCTGCAGGATTTTCAAAAGTTCATGGAATTTTAGCTGATTTTGGAACCTCTCAAATTCAAATTAAAACTAAACCAGGTTTTTCTATCTACAATGATACGTTTTTAGACATGCGGTTTTCTTCTAGCTTGTTTAAAGTTACGGCATATCAAGTCGTAAATTATACTGACGAAAAAGCATTAGCAGATATCTTTTTTGACTTTGCTCAAGAAACAAATTCGAGAAAAATTGCACGATATATCGTTGAAAGACGTAAGCAAAAACATTTTAAAACAACGGGCGAGTTGGCACAATTCATCAAAGATTTAACACCTGGCAATTATCATAAAATTCATCCAGCGACTAAGGTTTTTCAAGCCTTACGTATTTTTATCAATAAAGAGTTGGAAAGTATTCAGTCCTTTTTGCAAAATTCGACCCTCGTTTTAGCAGATGGGGCAAGACTTGTTTGCATTAGCTTTCATTCCCTTGAAGATCGCATGGTTAAGCAATTTTTTAAGGACCATGGAAGCAAGAGTGCTGTAACTCGTTATTTTGATTTAGCTACAAAAGGTGCTTGCATGGCAACCGAGGAAGAAATTGCAAGAAACAGATCTTCTCGTTCAGCCAGACTACGAGCCGGAATCCTTAGAATTTGA
- the murF gene encoding UDP-N-acetylmuramoyl-tripeptide--D-alanyl-D-alanine ligase, with amino-acid sequence MLDKVTHDQLLQDQLMHNQLQRMDADFFSKVLPNAQLQGGPFSPDSSFVVDSRNVIKGDIFVALPGERVDGHDFISQALHAGASGFILSLSKKAELLQTYKKEFENKTILFVSDTYQALIDLASAWRSQFTYPVVAITGSVGKTTTKEMVRNILKLTDRKYIVSSGNQNTLIGVSMNILKMRYDHQAAVFELGIANRGSMKKLVELLRPTYSLITAIGHGHMEGLGDLDSVAREKREIFSCFTDRDIGVINGDQAEIANVSYIHPVIRFGKKTSNQIQARKIVCENNTISFNVKIYNQKYPVVLPTCNQARVMNALAAMSIGYLLNIPNETLIKGVEQPVVVAGRFQLLPHHSGCMIIHDGYNSNPDSAKASLIAFENYQADKLKKIVVLGDMLELGIESPFWHRQLGRLLHHITDLSHVVLIGKQIEWTKKTLPIGMKSSVFATADEAFELLKSMLLQKDKVFLFKASNSVKLSDLIKKLQEV; translated from the coding sequence ATGCTCGACAAAGTAACGCACGACCAATTATTGCAGGATCAATTAATGCACAATCAATTACAGCGCATGGATGCTGATTTTTTTTCTAAAGTTTTACCAAATGCGCAGTTGCAGGGTGGTCCGTTTTCACCTGATAGCTCATTTGTAGTTGATTCTCGCAACGTTATCAAAGGCGATATCTTTGTAGCATTGCCTGGAGAGCGTGTTGATGGGCATGATTTTATTTCCCAAGCGTTGCATGCTGGTGCCTCAGGTTTTATTTTATCGCTGAGTAAAAAAGCTGAACTACTGCAAACATATAAAAAAGAATTTGAAAATAAGACGATCCTTTTTGTGTCAGATACGTACCAAGCACTCATAGATTTAGCGTCTGCATGGCGCTCGCAATTTACCTATCCAGTCGTTGCCATTACCGGATCAGTAGGAAAAACTACAACGAAAGAAATGGTTCGTAATATTTTAAAATTAACTGATCGAAAATACATCGTGTCGTCTGGTAATCAAAATACGCTCATTGGTGTTTCGATGAATATTTTAAAAATGCGCTACGATCATCAGGCAGCAGTTTTTGAATTAGGAATTGCCAATCGCGGCAGCATGAAAAAATTAGTTGAGCTTTTACGTCCAACGTATAGTTTAATCACTGCTATCGGCCATGGTCACATGGAAGGGCTTGGCGATTTAGACAGTGTTGCCCGTGAAAAACGTGAAATATTTTCTTGTTTTACTGATCGTGACATTGGGGTGATAAATGGTGATCAGGCAGAAATTGCTAATGTTTCTTACATTCATCCAGTTATCCGTTTTGGTAAAAAAACATCAAATCAAATTCAAGCTCGCAAGATAGTGTGTGAAAACAATACAATCAGCTTTAATGTAAAAATTTATAATCAAAAATATCCTGTTGTTCTGCCAACATGCAATCAAGCTCGTGTGATGAATGCACTTGCAGCTATGTCTATCGGCTATTTGCTTAACATTCCAAACGAAACTTTGATTAAAGGTGTTGAGCAGCCAGTTGTGGTAGCTGGTCGGTTTCAACTGTTGCCACATCATAGCGGGTGTATGATTATTCATGATGGCTACAACTCAAACCCAGACAGCGCAAAAGCTTCGCTGATTGCTTTTGAAAATTATCAAGCCGATAAGCTAAAAAAGATAGTTGTTTTAGGTGATATGCTTGAGCTTGGAATTGAAAGTCCATTTTGGCATCGTCAGCTTGGACGGCTTTTGCATCATATAACGGACCTGTCTCATGTTGTTTTAATCGGCAAACAGATTGAATGGACGAAAAAAACGTTGCCAATTGGTATGAAATCATCAGTGTTTGCAACGGCGGATGAAGCTTTTGAGCTCTTAAAAAGTATGCTTTTGCAAAAAGATAAGGTATTCTTATTTAAAGCATCAAACTCGGTTAAGCTTTCCGATCTTATTAAAAAATTACAAGAGGTCTAA
- a CDS encoding HEPN domain-containing protein, whose product MKEKSLKWLKFAKDDFEVGQATLITFRDRYAGIVAYHCQQSAEKGLKGFLVLRGQLIPKSHNLNVLLEQCEILDADFKNIRIQADRLNPFSVQTCYPDDVCSHLTYEEAEELLNYSKQIIELIESKII is encoded by the coding sequence ATGAAAGAAAAAAGTCTTAAATGGTTGAAGTTTGCAAAAGATGATTTTGAAGTGGGACAAGCCACACTCATAACATTTAGGGATAGATATGCAGGGATTGTTGCCTATCATTGTCAACAATCGGCAGAAAAAGGATTGAAGGGTTTTTTAGTATTGCGTGGACAACTGATTCCTAAATCCCACAATCTTAATGTGTTGCTCGAGCAGTGCGAAATATTAGATGCTGATTTTAAAAATATTCGAATTCAAGCAGATCGTCTAAATCCATTTTCTGTTCAAACTTGCTACCCAGATGATGTTTGTTCTCATTTGACATATGAAGAAGCAGAAGAATTATTGAATTATAGCAAACAAATTATTGAACTGATTGAAAGTAAAATTATTTAA
- a CDS encoding nucleotidyltransferase domain-containing protein: protein MKKNMSPEQFQEMFKVTPEKVAQVVHKLVATYNPISIYAFGSYASGKYDDESDFDVMTVIDEYDDKPWRVIARGYGELHGIQMPIDLLVYDLSKFEECKKDSTSFCHTILKTGKLLYERKKS, encoded by the coding sequence ATGAAAAAAAATATGTCACCAGAGCAATTTCAGGAAATGTTTAAAGTTACCCCTGAAAAAGTTGCCCAAGTAGTTCATAAGCTGGTTGCTACGTACAATCCTATTAGTATTTATGCTTTTGGATCATACGCAAGTGGCAAATATGACGATGAAAGTGATTTTGATGTTATGACGGTGATTGATGAGTATGATGATAAGCCTTGGAGAGTTATAGCTCGAGGTTATGGTGAGTTGCACGGAATACAGATGCCCATTGATTTATTAGTCTACGATCTCAGTAAGTTTGAAGAATGTAAAAAAGATTCAACAAGCTTTTGTCATACGATTTTAAAAACAGGGAAGTTGTTGTATGAAAGAAAAAAGTCTTAA
- a CDS encoding DUF5615 family PIN-like protein: MKFLVDENLGSSISKWLRQQGHDVVCIGTDFSGIDDAAVLKKAYDEHRILITCDTDFGTLVFKDQQRHYGIILLRMTNMKFDKIISFLIKVLDQCQNELANNFVVASDNGIRVIGSVLH, translated from the coding sequence ATGAAGTTTCTTGTAGATGAAAATCTTGGTTCTTCGATTTCGAAATGGTTACGTCAGCAAGGACATGATGTTGTCTGCATAGGGACAGACTTTTCCGGAATTGATGATGCAGCTGTGTTGAAAAAAGCTTATGATGAACATAGAATTTTAATAACTTGTGATACTGATTTTGGCACGCTTGTTTTTAAAGATCAACAGAGACATTATGGTATTATATTGCTGCGAATGACAAATATGAAGTTTGATAAAATTATAAGTTTTTTGATTAAAGTTCTTGATCAGTGTCAAAATGAGCTGGCAAATAATTTTGTTGTTGCTAGCGATAATGGAATTCGTGTTATCGGGTCAGTGTTGCATTAG
- a CDS encoding DUF433 domain-containing protein: MATNNILQRIIIDPNIMVGKPVIKGTRLTVELILGLLGQGETIEKLLQEYPRLSKEDIFACLLFAQQAIGNVTFMPMFK, encoded by the coding sequence ATGGCAACAAATAATATCTTACAAAGAATTATTATTGATCCAAATATTATGGTTGGTAAGCCGGTTATTAAAGGTACTCGGTTAACCGTAGAGCTTATTTTGGGGTTGCTTGGACAGGGCGAAACGATTGAAAAACTTTTACAAGAATATCCAAGGTTAAGCAAAGAAGATATTTTTGCATGTCTCTTGTTTGCGCAACAGGCTATTGGTAATGTAACTTTTATGCCTATGTTTAAATAA
- a CDS encoding DNA translocase FtsK 4TM domain-containing protein, translating into MKQKLIAYFKHYARLYGPLCIMILLTIIVSVSLKSFRPDDVSFFYHATGGTCRNTLGYFGATLAAFLVYLLGTPAYFVPFLMMYSLLFMSGYKNASQELDRIIGLVFFVALSSATCQFYEIGYYQFSGAGGVVGSIVMSFLSSFDTTLKGIVLWTLLFASSILVLRFAHLIVARWILTGLQSFFSYVSKVDNFPARLVRAIATTISMICLGIAQSFRWAYQLLKGSMITNSDQSIMEFEQDEELIDKDVDLLLQDLFGVQPELENLEEVQQHASLENSSSEGLSSDSLSNEGLSENVFGSTVKAEVAQKVVRPKSYALPDIEKMLVQGTTTTHHEIDRNALAEHSAILEEKLALFGVRGKVMRIHPGPVITLFEYKPESHIKLSKILGLEDDLAMALQALNIRILAPIPGKDVVGFEVANKVRNSVLLSNLFHGTAWTKFKGHLPLILGEDTYGNHIVVDLASMPHLLIAGSTGSGKSVALNCMLVSLLCAKKPDELKLIIVDPKQIEFTAYERVAHLLFPIITDSKKAVPVLKWVVMTMEERYQRMAELGAKNIFDYQRLMTENSDLEKMPFIVVIIDELADLMMTTGKDAEDLIARIAQMSRAAGIHMIVATQRPSVDVITGLIKVNFPNRISFKVTSKVDSRTILDEMGAERLLGKGDMLFIDAKDPQIRRVHGAYVSDKEVHYLVKHIEAQQPPEFLDVADMFVTEAESALFETDQDLFQQVADMLRDCDEISISMIQRRFRIGYNRSARIVETLEARGLIMPSDGGKMRRVIKD; encoded by the coding sequence ATGAAACAAAAATTGATTGCTTACTTTAAACATTATGCTCGTTTGTACGGTCCACTATGTATCATGATTTTATTGACCATCATTGTTTCAGTTTCATTAAAGTCGTTTCGACCTGACGATGTTTCATTTTTTTACCACGCGACGGGTGGCACGTGTCGCAATACTCTTGGTTATTTTGGAGCAACGCTTGCAGCATTTTTGGTCTATCTTTTGGGAACTCCGGCATACTTTGTTCCATTTTTAATGATGTATAGTTTGCTTTTTATGAGTGGATACAAAAACGCTTCGCAGGAACTAGACCGCATTATTGGTTTGGTTTTTTTTGTTGCACTGTCGAGTGCAACGTGTCAATTTTATGAAATTGGATACTATCAGTTCAGTGGTGCTGGAGGCGTGGTCGGATCGATTGTGATGTCATTTCTTTCATCATTTGATACAACCTTAAAAGGTATTGTTTTATGGACGCTCCTTTTTGCTTCGAGCATTTTAGTATTGCGATTTGCTCATTTGATAGTTGCTCGTTGGATTTTAACAGGGTTGCAATCTTTTTTCTCATATGTTTCAAAAGTTGACAATTTTCCAGCTCGTTTAGTCAGAGCAATTGCAACAACTATTTCTATGATATGTTTGGGTATTGCTCAATCATTTCGATGGGCATACCAGTTGCTTAAAGGATCAATGATTACAAATTCAGATCAGTCAATTATGGAATTTGAACAAGATGAAGAATTAATCGATAAAGATGTAGACCTTTTGCTGCAGGATTTGTTTGGTGTGCAGCCTGAGCTTGAAAATCTTGAAGAAGTTCAGCAGCATGCATCTTTAGAAAATTCATCGAGCGAAGGCTTATCGAGCGACAGTTTGTCAAACGAAGGTTTGTCTGAAAATGTTTTTGGCTCTACGGTAAAAGCAGAAGTTGCGCAGAAAGTTGTTCGCCCTAAATCGTATGCATTACCAGACATTGAAAAAATGTTAGTGCAAGGAACAACTACAACCCATCATGAAATTGATCGCAATGCTCTGGCTGAGCATTCTGCAATTTTAGAAGAAAAATTGGCTCTTTTTGGCGTGCGTGGAAAAGTGATGAGAATTCATCCAGGACCGGTCATTACACTTTTTGAATACAAACCAGAAAGTCACATTAAACTTAGTAAAATTTTAGGCCTTGAAGATGATTTAGCTATGGCGCTCCAGGCTCTCAACATTCGAATTCTTGCTCCAATTCCAGGCAAAGATGTGGTTGGTTTTGAAGTTGCAAATAAAGTCAGAAACTCTGTTTTACTTTCAAATCTTTTTCATGGAACTGCGTGGACAAAATTTAAAGGTCATTTGCCTTTAATTTTGGGTGAAGATACGTATGGAAATCATATCGTGGTTGATTTAGCAAGTATGCCTCATCTTTTAATTGCGGGATCAACTGGTTCAGGTAAATCGGTTGCGTTAAACTGTATGTTGGTGTCACTACTGTGTGCTAAAAAACCTGATGAATTAAAATTGATTATTGTCGATCCAAAACAAATAGAATTTACGGCGTACGAACGAGTTGCGCATTTATTGTTCCCTATCATTACTGACAGTAAAAAAGCTGTACCAGTTTTAAAATGGGTAGTTATGACAATGGAAGAGCGGTATCAGCGTATGGCTGAACTCGGCGCGAAAAATATTTTTGATTATCAAAGATTGATGACTGAAAATTCTGATTTAGAAAAAATGCCGTTTATCGTTGTAATCATTGATGAACTTGCTGATTTAATGATGACGACAGGAAAAGATGCAGAAGATTTGATTGCTCGTATTGCGCAAATGTCTCGAGCTGCAGGGATTCATATGATTGTTGCAACGCAGCGACCATCAGTTGATGTGATTACTGGACTTATAAAAGTTAACTTTCCAAATAGAATTTCGTTTAAAGTAACGTCAAAAGTTGACTCTCGAACTATTTTAGATGAAATGGGAGCGGAACGACTGCTCGGTAAAGGGGATATGCTTTTTATTGATGCAAAAGATCCTCAAATACGCCGTGTTCATGGAGCGTATGTTTCTGATAAAGAAGTGCATTATTTAGTAAAACACATCGAAGCTCAACAGCCTCCAGAATTTTTAGATGTTGCCGATATGTTTGTAACTGAAGCTGAATCTGCGTTGTTTGAAACAGATCAAGATCTTTTTCAACAAGTTGCCGATATGCTACGCGACTGTGATGAGATTTCAATTTCGATGATTCAACGTCGCTTTAGAATTGGGTACAATCGCTCCGCACGAATTGTCGAAACGCTTGAAGCGCGTGGGTTGATTATGCCAAGTGATGGTGGCAAAATGCGTAGAGTTATAAAAGATTAA
- a CDS encoding undecaprenyl-diphosphate phosphatase encodes MKKGFAVLLYVWILMQIMIESLPVSSSSHVTLVQKIFEKYGYSPDTFTQSWVIDFILHGPTMVILLVYFFKPWWKMVFGQRSIDFKIFLQKSTWQSLAAPLIFIGIADFITVIFWWSGIAQSFFITHYFLPVGFMFTAIILYSSSRASVTRSVNWSFKDAVIIGCAQAISLLPGISRFASTYGAGRLLCRYDASTSFALSFLIQLPLIGAGFIKGLIAVQKYPELMIKLFSFKALLVMVIASLLSYGLLCLVGSLIQKNKLYYFAFYMMIPIILSLIL; translated from the coding sequence GTGAAAAAAGGTTTTGCCGTGTTGCTTTATGTGTGGATTTTGATGCAAATCATGATTGAAAGTTTGCCAGTAAGTAGTTCTAGCCATGTTACCTTAGTGCAAAAAATATTTGAAAAATATGGCTACAGCCCAGACACTTTTACGCAATCTTGGGTGATTGATTTTATACTTCATGGCCCAACCATGGTGATTTTACTAGTTTATTTTTTTAAGCCATGGTGGAAAATGGTATTTGGCCAAAGATCTATCGATTTCAAAATATTTTTACAAAAGAGTACGTGGCAATCTTTGGCTGCTCCTTTAATCTTTATTGGTATTGCTGATTTTATCACCGTTATTTTTTGGTGGTCAGGAATTGCTCAGTCTTTTTTTATAACACATTATTTTTTACCAGTTGGGTTTATGTTCACTGCAATTATTTTATACAGCTCCTCACGAGCGTCTGTGACAAGATCTGTGAATTGGTCCTTTAAAGATGCAGTTATAATAGGATGCGCGCAAGCCATAAGTTTGCTGCCCGGAATTTCTCGATTTGCGTCAACGTATGGCGCTGGAAGACTTTTGTGTAGGTATGACGCTTCGACATCGTTTGCTCTATCATTTTTAATTCAGCTTCCTTTAATTGGTGCTGGTTTTATAAAAGGTCTGATTGCTGTGCAAAAATATCCAGAACTTATGATAAAACTATTTTCTTTCAAAGCTCTTCTTGTTATGGTGATTGCAAGTTTGTTAAGTTACGGATTGTTGTGCCTGGTTGGTAGTTTGATACAAAAAAATAAATTGTATTATTTTGCTTTTTACATGATGATTCCAATCATTTTAAGTTTAATTTTGTAA
- a CDS encoding SemiSWEET family transporter, with amino-acid sequence MKEKFLLYYKHYMYVIGFVGQLVFVFQANRIWQTGCSSDVSLLGFLSAFISTCSWSFYGYLIGNPILMRANAFGAIAGSVCLAMIFIYS; translated from the coding sequence ATGAAAGAAAAATTTTTGCTTTATTACAAACACTATATGTACGTAATAGGCTTTGTAGGGCAGTTAGTTTTTGTATTTCAAGCAAATAGAATTTGGCAAACAGGATGCAGCTCTGACGTTTCACTTTTAGGTTTTTTAAGTGCTTTTATTTCAACATGTAGCTGGTCTTTTTATGGATATTTAATTGGAAATCCAATTTTAATGAGAGCCAATGCATTTGGTGCCATTGCCGGATCAGTGTGCTTAGCAATGATATTTATCTATAGCTAA